Genomic DNA from Rubripirellula tenax:
CCGATGATGCGACCAACTATGGCGTCACGACGGCGACGGTGATGATCAATGTCATCCAAGCCAACAGCGACGATTACGGCGACGCACCGTCCGACTATCCCGTCACCTTGTCCGATGACGGAGCCCGGCATGCCGTGGGCAGTTTGCGACTGGGAAGCACCATCACCCAGGACACCGACGGCCAGCCTTCGGCCAACGCCGATGCGGATTCCGATGATGGCGTCGTTTTGATTGCCGACCCAGTAGCGTCCGCGAGCGCCGCAACGACGGCTAGTTTCTCTGTCACGGCATCCGCAGCGGGCAAATTGGACGCCTGGTTGGACTTCGGCGCGGACGGATCCTGGGACGCCGCGGACCAGATCGCCGACAGCATCGATTTAGTTGCCGGCACAAACGTTCTGTCGTTCACCATCCCTGCCGGTAAACAGGCGGACGTGACGTTCGCTCGATTCCGACTCAGCTCGGCCGGCGGCTTGTCGCCCACCGGATTCGCAAACAATGGCGAAGTCGAAGACTACCTTGTCGAGATCTTCGAGGGCGATGCAACCGCGGACATCATTGTCACGCCACCCTCGGGATCCACAATCGTCGAGTCCGTCGGCGGCGAAGTGATCGTACGAGCGGGCGACATCGTATTGTTCCGTGCGTCGGCGTCAGAGTTGGCGTCGTTGCAGGTCAGCGGTGGAAACGACGACGACTCGATCGAACTGAACACGATCGGTTTGGCATCGGGCTCTACCCTCGTCGTCGAGGGCGGTCAGGGCACCAACACGCTCGTTGTGCAGACCGCGACACTTGATCTGACAGATACCGCTTCGATTGCCGCCGAAGACTTCGCGGTCATTGACTTATCTTCGCCCAATGCACAAACGGTAACGATCAACACGGCAACGGTTTCAGCGCTCTCACCGAGCGACCGTTCGATCTTGGTCCGAGGCGACGGTTCGCTCGACCGATTCGTCTTTGCCGACGCCGCCGAGTGGCGACTGGGTGCACCGGAGTTGATCGATGGTGAATTCATGCTCGTCGCAGTCCAACAGAGCAGCGGCGAGATCGTCCGTTCGACCATGTCCACAGGATGGCACAACTTCATCGAGCCTTCCGACGTCAACAACAGCGGCGGTGTCACTGCCAGCGACGCGCTGGTGATCATTAACGAACTCGGCCGGCGTTCATTCTCGACGGCCCCGAGTGGCGACCTGGATGACCCGGCCTCGCTGGACGTCTTCCCAGGGACCTACTACGACCAAAATGCCGACGGACGAGCCACCGCGCTAGACGCACTGCGAGTGATCAACCAATTGGCCCGCATCCGAAACGGAGGTCCCGGCCTTGAACAAATTGTAGGTGAACAGATCGCCGGCATCGCAATCGAGAGACGGACGACAACCGTCCCCGACGCGGTGAGTGCAGCCGAAGTTCCCGCCACCGAAGTGCCGCAGCGTACCGCAACGCAATCGTTCACGAGCCCTACGGTTGTGGCGAAAACGCAGCCAATCACCATCGCCGAAGCCGCGACGGAATCGAGTGATTGGGAAACCCAGGTCGACCAAACGTTGGCCCAATGGTCGCCCGACTGGCTGCAGTAGAGCGTTGAAAGAATAGCTCAAATACACCTATTTCAAACCGTCAAAACGGATTATCATTTTACGTCCGTGAAGATCGCCATCGGGGCGTGGCTCAGCCTGGTAGAGCGCTGCGTTCGGGACGCAGAGGTCGTGTGTTCAAATCACATCGCCCCGACTATCTTTCGTAACAAGCCCTTCGGCCAACAGGTCGAAGGTCTTTCTCATTGTGGCGCATAGGTTTACGTCATCCAGAGAACAGTTCAAACAGACGATTTCGAGGATTCGACGTTTGGCGGCGTAATCAGCCGTAACCCACCTAGCACGAAGGCTTTGCGAAAGTTCAAACGCTTTCACTGCTATGTCGATGGTTTCGTTCCGGCCACGGTCACAACGCTCAATTTCGAGCCTCAACGACGCCGCTTCGTCCCTCAGTTCACGGGCTTTGTGAGCAAAGGTATCAGCATCGATCTCTTCGAGCAGGCGAAGGTTGGCCACTGTTTCCCGTTCTCCGTTTCGCTGTTTGCAAAACGAACAATAGTAGTTCGGCCAACCCCCCTCACTATGTGGAGGACTTTCAGGCGCCCATCACTGGTCCCTTTTCAGTGCCCCGTGACAGGTGGGAGCCAAAGGGTTTCGGACTGGGGTCAATTCACAGGGCAATCGCACGTTGATTTCGTATCGGTCCAAGGATTGCGTTGTCATTTCGGAAGTCAAGACGCTCGCTTTTGAGTGGCGTGCTTCCCGCACGGAGGTGCCAAGTGATGAACAGTCCAGCAGCCATTGTTTGCAAAAGCTTTGTAAATGTTACCGACCCACGGGCTGAGCGTGGCCATAACCATGACTTGCTCGAAGTGATTTTCATCACGCTCACTGCGACGATTTGTGGTGCCAACAGCTGGACTGATGTAGAGCGGTTCGCCAATGGAAAGATCAAATGGTTTCGCCGTTACATCAAGTTGGAGAACGGCGTGCCCAGTCACGACACACTCGGACGAATTTTCAGCCGACTCGATACGGGTGAGTTTCTCGCGGCGATGCATCACTGGGTAGACCAATTTGCCCGTTCGCTTCGAGGCAAGGGCATCGCCATCGATGGAAAGGTTCTTCGTGGATCGTTTGATCGTGCTGCGGCCCAAAGCCCGTTGCACACGATGGCCGCTTTCGCTACCGAGACGCGGTTGGTCATTCGGCAGTTGTCTGGAATTCCCGACGAAAAGTTGACAGAGGACGTGCTGTCACTGTCACAAGCCGCGCGTGAGTTGCACGGCCGGCCTCACCCCTCAACTATTTGGAGGTGGGCGAAACGTGGCGTAAACGGAGTAAAGCTGGAAACAATCCGGATCGGTTCCGGACGCATTTACACCAGCAAGCAATCCGTCGCCCGGTTCTTGGAAGCAACTCAAGAATCAGCCAAATCATAGACGACGGACGCCCGCGCCGGATGACCGGTGACGGGCGTTTCGCGTTCCAATCTTTCACGTCGCATTGCTGCTAGGCGGGCGACATCATCACGGACGACGAAACCTTTTTGACGATTGAACCCGAACTGACAAGCCTTTTTGATCACGGGCAGTATGCAAAAAAATCGGCAAGCTGCATACGATTCCGCGAAGCCCCTACAAGCCCAACGGCAGTTTGAAGCGTTGGACTCTCTTCTTTGCGCCGGCAAGAATGGCCGGACTCGCTACGAATTGGCCGTTGATACAGGGATCCTCTACCAGAGCATCAAATCGGTGGCACTGGCTTTGCTTCGCGATGGTCTAGTCGAAGAAAACGGAGAAGTATGGGTCGCGTACTCGCATGAAAATCTCCACCGTGTTGTCAGTCGCGTTTGCGTGGCGACAGAAATTTGATTGGTGAGGATGTTCTCGCGTTTCTGGACCAGTACCTGCGTTTGCTCAGAGGACAATTGATGGACGACCCGGATATCGAAACGCCGTGCCAGCGAATTTACAAGAACCATCGTCAAGCTCTAGAACTGATTTACAAATACGCTGGATCTCCGGCAGCAAGACTGCTCGGCGAAATAGAAGAAGCGATCACGAAACACGCGGACAAATGGCACATCCTCAACAAGACAACAAAGGCCGTAAATTTTGTCCCGGAGGAATGGCTAAAGTGGATGCCGGAAGTTGGGTCGCGTCCAAAGTTTGATTAGAGGTGCTGGGCAGCGCTCCGATTTAAACTACATCCAAAGAAGGGCTTTCTTGCTGCGCAGACATCTACACAATCCCGAAGCCAAAAGGTGAAGCTTCCCCGATAGCGTAAAGGCAAGCAGGGAAACAAACGGTCAGATCAATCGCGAGTTGAAAAAACCGGGCAACCCAAATTCTGTGCCGAACAGCATTGGGTTTGAAGCATTTAATTTTTTCTCGCTAGGTGCTACGTTACCTCCTCTGATCCGCTCCGAAATAAGGCAGGGTTTGCCGCCTGCAAGCTGGTCCGCAGTTCACCCGATGCGTTCGTCAAATTCGGATACTGGAGTAGCTTCGGCAAGATTGCCCGATTACGATACGGCGCGGGTTATCGATCTGTAACGAAGGCGATCGAAATCGCTCGAACACCTTTGGCAAAGCATCGATATCATGGCCCACAAACGACCTGGTTCCAAAAAGAAAACGCGACGACCTCGATTGGAAAGCCTTGAAGTTCGTCGGCTGCTAGCGTCGGATTGGCGCAACCCAGCGGACAACTTGGATGTCAACGCCGATCTAAGGATTTCGGCCTCGGATGCTCTGGTGGTCATCAATGAATTGGGAAGACGTAGCTCCCAAAGCAATGCGACCGACCGCTTCGACCTTCTCGAACCTCGCCCGAGCAATCGTGGTTTTGTCGATGTAAACGGTAGTCGGACTGTCAGTGCCTTGGACGCGTTGACTGTTATCAACGCGCTAGGTCGAGGCATTTCTGGCCAGCGAGTGCTTGCCGAGTCCAACGCGTTTGCGAGCGAGCAACGAACCTTGGTCGCCGTCGGCCAAGATGCCGGAACCAGAACGTATCGAATGGAGGTCGACGCAAATTTTGGGTCCAGCCCTCAAGTCGGAATCGACGGAGACTTGTTCGCCGTTTACTTGCTCGATCCCGAAGATACGTCTCGATCACTCGTCGGCGACGGCACTCGCACGCCATTGTTCTCG
This window encodes:
- a CDS encoding ISAs1 family transposase, which produces MNSPAAIVCKSFVNVTDPRAERGHNHDLLEVIFITLTATICGANSWTDVERFANGKIKWFRRYIKLENGVPSHDTLGRIFSRLDTGEFLAAMHHWVDQFARSLRGKGIAIDGKVLRGSFDRAAAQSPLHTMAAFATETRLVIRQLSGIPDEKLTEDVLSLSQAARELHGRPHPSTIWRWAKRGVNGVKLETIRIGSGRIYTSKQSVARFLEATQESAKS